In Vicinamibacterales bacterium, the following proteins share a genomic window:
- the infB gene encoding translation initiation factor IF-2 yields the protein MATVRIYKVAELLNLTSQEVMTLLKKEHGIEVKSASSTIEEVVAREFVGKQARQRNIKVPSNASFADTPGPATRGGLKKPGGRAPEPAKPAAPPMPAPRLVKTAKPAAPPAAIETPATPAPVTPEPILPVEIPEPVHAETPAPAPPEPDVHVPAPVIEAPPAEAPAAAPAAAAPVEPPPAPVEPPVVEAPAASAPPPPAPPRPVAPPPGRIVPPTLRLRVEDPKTGVAPPAPPRRPLLVRPPQPTTPPPAATGNLSKTAPPRPGGPAAPRPGGPVARPGSFPRPQAPMGGPRPLPSQPVRPSQPQRPQVPGYRPPPPRPSGPRPAGPRRDQPRMQAPPTTAAAPPPVTRTITLAEGMTVSDLAAKLDVKANDVLKKLFQKGLMMRINSTLDTDTASAVAREFGAEVKMQTFEEELLQVEAEETRPEDLVTRAPVVTVMGHVDHGKTTLLDAIRETRVAEREAGGITQHIGAYAVTVGDRNVVFLDTPGHEAFTMMRARGARVTDVVVLVVAADDGVMPQTREAIDHAKAAGVPIVVAINKIDKPNANPDRVKKELSDLGLVPEDWGGQTVTVPVSAKKRENIPALLEMILLVTELSELKANPKRNASGTVLEAKLDKGRGPVATVLVQDGTLRVGDQIIAGTIVGKIRALIDDRGKSIKTAPPATPVEVLGLGGLPAPGDLFQALEDAAKARQIAQYRQMQAKDKALGSKGARLTLESLQAQLAEGGMKELPIIVKADVQGSAEVLADTLTKLSDDRVKIRIIHGGVGAINESDVLLAAASNAIVIGFNVRPDRNAADVADRDKVDIRLHSVIYNVVDEMKKAMTGLLEPTLKEVRIGSAEVRETFKTPKFGTIAGCMVTEGRITRSGDTQARLLRDNVVIHEGKIGSLRRFKDDVSEVKAGFECGIGFEKYNDIKVGDVIEAFVVERVAATA from the coding sequence CGGCGGCCCCGCCGATGCCCGCGCCGCGTCTGGTGAAGACTGCGAAGCCCGCGGCGCCGCCCGCCGCGATCGAGACACCGGCGACACCTGCGCCCGTCACACCGGAGCCAATCCTGCCCGTCGAAATCCCGGAGCCCGTTCATGCGGAAACGCCGGCCCCTGCGCCACCCGAGCCGGACGTGCACGTTCCCGCGCCGGTGATCGAAGCTCCCCCGGCTGAAGCGCCCGCTGCGGCGCCTGCGGCCGCCGCGCCGGTGGAGCCGCCGCCGGCCCCCGTCGAGCCGCCGGTCGTCGAGGCCCCGGCGGCGAGTGCGCCACCACCGCCCGCGCCGCCGCGTCCCGTCGCGCCGCCTCCCGGGCGCATCGTGCCGCCGACGCTGCGGCTGCGCGTCGAGGATCCCAAGACCGGCGTCGCGCCGCCCGCGCCGCCGCGCCGTCCGCTGCTGGTGCGCCCGCCGCAGCCGACCACCCCGCCGCCCGCGGCGACGGGCAATCTGAGCAAGACGGCGCCGCCGCGTCCCGGCGGTCCGGCCGCGCCGCGTCCCGGCGGCCCTGTCGCGCGCCCCGGATCGTTTCCACGTCCGCAAGCGCCCATGGGCGGACCGCGTCCGCTCCCCTCGCAACCGGTGCGTCCGTCGCAGCCGCAGCGTCCGCAGGTGCCGGGCTATCGTCCGCCGCCGCCGCGGCCGTCGGGTCCGAGGCCTGCCGGGCCGCGCCGCGATCAACCGCGCATGCAGGCGCCGCCGACGACCGCGGCCGCGCCGCCGCCGGTGACGCGAACCATCACCCTGGCGGAAGGCATGACGGTCTCCGATCTGGCGGCGAAGCTCGACGTCAAGGCGAACGACGTCCTCAAGAAGCTGTTCCAGAAGGGGCTGATGATGCGCATCAACAGCACCCTCGACACGGACACGGCGTCGGCGGTCGCGCGCGAGTTCGGCGCGGAAGTCAAGATGCAGACGTTCGAGGAGGAGCTGCTGCAGGTCGAGGCCGAGGAGACCAGGCCCGAGGACCTCGTCACCCGCGCCCCGGTCGTCACCGTCATGGGTCACGTCGACCATGGCAAGACGACGCTGCTCGACGCGATCCGCGAGACCCGCGTGGCCGAGCGCGAAGCCGGCGGCATCACGCAGCACATCGGCGCCTACGCGGTGACGGTGGGCGATCGCAACGTGGTGTTCCTCGACACGCCGGGCCACGAAGCGTTCACCATGATGCGCGCCCGCGGCGCCCGCGTCACCGACGTCGTCGTGCTGGTGGTCGCCGCGGATGACGGGGTCATGCCGCAGACGCGTGAAGCCATCGATCACGCGAAGGCGGCGGGCGTGCCGATCGTCGTCGCGATCAACAAGATCGACAAGCCCAACGCCAACCCGGATCGCGTCAAGAAGGAGCTGTCGGACCTCGGGCTGGTGCCGGAGGACTGGGGCGGCCAGACCGTCACGGTGCCGGTCTCGGCGAAGAAGCGCGAGAACATTCCGGCGCTGCTCGAGATGATCCTGCTCGTCACCGAGCTGAGCGAGCTGAAGGCCAACCCGAAACGCAACGCCTCGGGCACGGTGCTCGAAGCGAAGCTGGACAAGGGGCGCGGCCCGGTTGCGACCGTGCTCGTCCAGGACGGCACGCTGCGGGTCGGCGACCAGATCATCGCCGGCACCATCGTCGGCAAGATCCGCGCGCTCATCGACGACCGCGGCAAGTCGATCAAGACCGCGCCGCCGGCCACGCCGGTCGAAGTGCTCGGTCTCGGCGGGCTGCCGGCGCCCGGCGATCTCTTCCAGGCGCTGGAGGACGCGGCCAAGGCGCGGCAGATCGCGCAGTACCGGCAGATGCAGGCGAAGGACAAGGCGCTCGGCTCGAAGGGCGCGCGCCTCACGCTCGAGTCGCTCCAGGCGCAGCTCGCCGAGGGCGGCATGAAGGAGCTGCCGATCATCGTCAAGGCGGACGTGCAGGGGTCGGCCGAAGTGCTGGCCGACACGCTGACCAAGCTGAGCGACGATCGGGTCAAGATCCGCATCATCCACGGCGGCGTCGGCGCGATCAACGAGTCCGACGTGCTGCTCGCGGCGGCGTCGAACGCCATCGTCATCGGCTTCAACGTGCGGCCGGATCGCAACGCCGCCGACGTCGCCGATCGCGACAAGGTCGACATCCGCCTGCACTCGGTCATCTACAACGTCGTCGACGAGATGAAGAAGGCGATGACCGGCCTGCTCGAGCCGACGCTGAAGGAAGTGCGCATCGGCAGCGCCGAAGTACGCGAGACCTTCAAGACGCCGAAGTTCGGCACCATCGCCGGCTGCATGGTCACCGAGGGACGCATCACCCGCTCGGGCGACACGCAGGCGCGCCTGCTCCGCGACAACGTCGTGATCCACGAAGGGAAGATCGGCTCGCTGCGCCGCTTCAAGGACGACGTCTCGGAGGTCAAGGCCGGGTTCGAGTGCGGCATCGGCTTCGAGAAGTACAACGACATCAAGGTCGGCGACGTCATCGAGGCGTTCGTGGTCGAGCGGGTTGCGGCGACGGCCTAG